One part of the Macrobrachium nipponense isolate FS-2020 chromosome 38, ASM1510439v2, whole genome shotgun sequence genome encodes these proteins:
- the LOC135209508 gene encoding ZZ-type zinc finger-containing protein 3-like — translation MSEPVPEEAEVAPALVHDDAEASEYYFESDPLALRENQDYQLLINALVKLQAQRAKAVKDVDRLLEAREEAMKDPLKFVTALENGENLNLPGPQEIIQIPHIDWEKYNVHSLTQGMRPKTRKRIHKESQSPHQEVTQETKDTQVIDGKILVRGRAYDESKPQTFNQSWSDEEQRKLEELLIKYPDEPISYQRWSKISKELGTRTPLQVQSRVQKFFIALKMQGLPVPGRNPRKAVLRRHYGTKRRGGLTYSHGNGKASSFMTAFDMYEEKPDVGISALNQPESATEVSDEEDIAEELRNSKEYQELIKLKQVKALKEQEMNTGIISHIGFSRSRILI, via the exons ATGTCAGAACCAGTACCTGAAGAAGCTGAGGTGGCTCCAGCTTTAGTCCATGATGATGCAGAGGCATCGGAATACTATTTCGAAAGTGACCCTTTGGCACTGAGAGAAAATCAAGATTATCAGCTGCTTATTAATGCCCTTGTTAAATTACAAGCCCAAAGAGCCAAAGCAGTGAAG GATGTGGACCGTCTTTTGGAAGCACGGGAGGAGGCAATGAAGGATCCTTTAAAATTTGTTACAGCTTTAGAGAATGGAGAAAATCTCAATCTTCCAGGGCCGCAAGAAATTATCCAG ATACCTCATATTGACTGGGAAAAATACAATGTCCATTCCTTAACACAAGGGATGAGGCCAAAAACACGCAAGAGAATCCAcaaagaaagtcagtcacctcATCAAGAAGTTACACAG GAAACAAAGGATACTCAAGTCATAGATGGAAAAATATTAGTTCGTGGGCGTGCTTAtgatgaaagtaaaccacagacGTTCAATCAGTCATGGAGTGACGAAGAGCAGCGAAA ATTAGAGGAGCTGCTGATTAAATATCCAGATGAACCGATTTCATACCAACGTTGGTCGAAGATTTCAAAGGAACTTG GTACAAGGACACCACTGCAAGTTCAGAGCAGAGTACAGAAATTTTTCATTGCACTCAAGATGCAAGGGTTACCTGTACCTGGTAGAAACCCAAGGAAAGCAGTTCTTAGAAGACAT TATGGTACAAAAAGACGTGGAGGATTAACATATTCACACGGTAATGGGAAGGCATCATCCTTTATGACAGCCTTTGACATGTATGAGGAGAAGCCTGATGTGGGCATATCAGCACTGAACCAGCCAGAATCTGCCACAGAAGTATCT GATGAGGAGGATATAGCAGAGGAGTTAAGGAATAGTAAAGAATATCAAGAGCTCATCAAACTAAAACAAGTTAAAGCCCTTAAGGAACAGGAGATGAACACAGGAATTATATCTCACATTGGTTTTTCT cgCAGTAGGATATTGATATGA